cctctatattattttaattaaaataaataaattttatagcagaatattatattaatcttttaattttaaattttattataactgcaaaattaattttcaatctggatttatgtgtaaatattataaattcatcatttaatataaacaaaaaattaaaaacagaaaacaagtacccgcccggtcgggcgggtcaaggtctagtatGTTCTTAATTGTTGGGTCATATAGCATAAAATGTCTACATGAGCAAATAATTTATCTAGGGCTTGAATCCCACTGAACTGCATCATGATATGTCTCTGATGGATTTTGTTGTAAATGGCTAGAATCAGCGTTGGAAAAGTCGGAAGATTCACCAAGGAAGCTGAGGGCTGTAACAACGTCGCTGATTAGTGGTCTAACCAAAGGTTCTTCATTGAGGCACATTGCCGCTACAGCTACAGCTTGGTTCAAACTCTTTTCTGGAAATTGGCCTTGTAGCAATGGATCAGCTAGCTCTGGGAATCTAGTTGGGTCTCTGAAAATTGGTTGCGCCTACGCAAAAGTTGTACATTTGATTAGTGTATATACATTAATGATCCATCAGTGAAATCATATGTATGCTAACAGAAACTCACCCAAGTAACCAAATTATTTTCATGACTAGGTCTCGTTGTGTCGATAACTCGTCTTCCTGTTATCAATTCCAACAGCACAACTCCAAAACTATAAACATCTGATTTAACAGTAAGTTGGCCGGTTCTCTGATACTCAGGAGCACAATAACCGTAAGTTCCCATAACTCGGGAAGACACGTGTAGTGTGTCTCCGGTAGGCCCAAGCTTTGCTAAACCAAAATCTGAGAGTTTTGTATCGAAATCTTGGTCAAGCAATAGATTTGATGATTTAAGATCTCGATAAATCACTGGAGGATTGGCTTTATCATGGAGATACTCAAGTCCTTTTGCTGCTCCTAACGCGATCTTCATACGCGAGTTCCAGTCTAGTGGTTTCTGGTCCGGTTCAAGATCTGTTTTTAATTACATCATCAAACCGGTTGgttatctttttcaaaaaaaaaatgaaaacataacgATTATCTTTGGTTTAACCATTAAAACAGAGCGGGGATGATGATTTACCGAGGAGATGGTCTTCGACGGATCCAAGAGGCATATATTCGTAAACAAGAAGTCTTTGGTCTCCGTCAGCGCAGTAGCCAATTAGGTTCACAAGATTCGAATGATGAAGAAGACTAAGCATCAACACCTCGACCAAGAACTCTTTTTGTCCTTGTAGTCCATTCCTATCAAGCTGTTTCACTGCCACGACCTGATCAcaaaccccaaaaaaaaaataagaaagaaattAGTTCGACTTTTTTTTGTACGAgagaatcaaatattttttttttgtgacaccAGAGAGAATCAAATATTGTTCGACATATATGGATTTGACCTGTCCTGTCTTGTCGAGCTTTCCTTTATAGACCCGCCCGAAGCCGCCTTCGCCAATGAGGTTCTCTAGCCTGAAATTATTTGTCGCGGTGGCTAATTCACGGAATGAGAAACTCTGAGCCTCGATGTTGTTGGATTGCGAGGCTGCATTATTGGCCACTACTTGTCTTGTTCTCTCTCTTTGATTATCTACAAGACAGAAAGATATAGcggaaattttgttttattatgttttattttccaaAAGATCTAAAAAAAGTCAGCCACTACGTTTCCAACGATATGAGCGGGAACTTACTAGGTGAGCCTGGTTGCCTATAGGGAGCAGGCATGGAAAAACCTTCATTTTCCAAACTTTTTGAAGAGAAACACGAGAAACAACTCATTTTCTCTATAGAGGATATTGTTATTCGTCTAAAACGTTTTGCAACACCTCTCCTACGTACTTTCAATGACCTTCGATTGGTTTATATGGAGTACCAACAGTCCTTAAGAAACagaaatattttagtttcctGTTTATGCAGAGATTTAATAGgttaaaacacaaacaaaaaggAGGTTTTGAAACGATGCAATACTGAGAAAAACAACCTCAAGGTTAAACTAATTGTACAAAATGTTGGCTACCATTTGCCATTAACAaacaggtatatatatatatatatattaccagtttgacaaattatagaaaatacCAGTTTGacaaattatagaaaataagaaGTTGTCTTTTTATTACCAATTATGTTGATCTGGCAGAACACCAAGTTTGTTTTTAGGACCTTTCCAACTCTCCTAGTTTTTTTGTCTTGTTATTAGGTGGCTTATATTTAGACTTCTTTTAACATTAAGTCATTTTAGAGtacaaaccaaaatataataaccaataaaaagatttttatgAAATGATCTTGCACTTGCGACTAAAAAAAATCGGCAATAGCGTTCTGAGTCCGTGGAATGTAGATGAGATTGGAATCTTCTTTGTAGTGTCACTAACTCATTCTACAAGCTTGAAGGATTGGAATCTTCTTTGTAGTGTCACGAACTCCTTCAACTCAGTAGAGAAGCTTGGTCATGAAGTTCGCTAATCATCGCAATTACATCCTTGTAGTCCGTTCAAAAGGTCTGCAGGTTGAATATCTTAGTACCCAAACCGGTTTGTACAGAGTCGGACTCCTCACTTTGCAGCATTCAACATCATCAAGTGGACGGTCTTTGGATTTGGCTGAGCTAGTGCATAACTTAACACTGGTTTGGTCCAGTCAAAGTAAATTGTAAACTCTCAGGTTGAGTTTGCAAAGTTGAAATGGGAAAAGGTggtagatagatagatagattcgTGATCGTCTTTTTGACATCTTTTGACGTATGTAAAACACCACTGCATCATAGAGAGATGTCACACCTTCTTCTTTGTTCTGTCCATCGTTTGGTTTGGGAGAGTGGGAACAGCTAATAATGGAGGAGATATAAGCTTCTCGAGTGATTCTTGAGTCTCAATCCCCAAACAATAAAACTATTTGATATCGCCAAAATTCCAATGAAAGTCTATGGAGTAATGGAGTAGATATAGGCTTCTCGACTGACTATTGCCACTAAACAAAATCTACTTTTCCTACATTTCAAAACCACACCAATAGATGTTGAACCTTTCCGAGCTTAGAAAATAATACtgacaacaaaagaaaaaaaatagaattggaACCATAACACATTGACTGAATAGGAAACAAAACAAGCCAAAATGTACTCTTTCCAATCTTTACGTCTACAAGGTTaccaaattcaaaaataaaataaaaatcaaaggCAAAAACAAAGCAACGTTTAAACCAAAAGATAGATGCGGGTTTTCTAGTACTTGATCGGTGCAAGAACATCAAGCTGGGATCCAAGTTTCTCCTCAGCAACCTTCTCGGCCTTGGTCCTAAGCTTGATGAGTTGCTTCTTGCGCTCATACACAGCCTGTGACTTCTCCTTTCTTTTGACCTCAAGCTCCTGCAAAATCATTACACCAAAAGGTAAATCCCAGTTTCCTCTAAGATATTTATAGCCTCATAAATAAAATGACTGTATGATCCTAAGTTTTGAGTTTCAAACATCAGCAGGATTCACCACACAATCTTCTTTTACTACATAATCAACTTAGcattcaaaaaatgaaaaatatgtttcagTAAATGCAATAGATAGAGCAAAACTACCATCCcaactatatctggtttcatcAACTCTACTTCTTGTTGTCAAATGAAGGCTCTTCAAAACTCATTATATTTACTAAATGAAAAACTTTTATTCCCTaaaccatatttatatatagaaaatgGACAGACCTTAATGGTGTCGTAATGGTTCCAGCCAACCTCAGAAGAGAGACGACCCAACAAGCAGTACTTGTGACCAGCTTGGAGCctcaaaaccctaattaagaacaaaaaaaaatcagaactaAACACATTGTACTgtacatttttataattaaaacagAAAAGTTTAACGATCTATACTTGAGAGCATCAGGAATGACCATTCTCTTGACCTTGTCGTAAGGAGGTGGGACTCCTTCAAAAACCTTCAAGCGTGCAAGCGCCGCAGCACCACGCTTGGTCTTGTGTGGAATCATCCTATCACCATCACAAACATAAACAAGATTTAGCGAAACAACTATCCATAGAACCTAATATCTAAGTAGAGATTGGATTTTAACTAACCCACGAACGGTACGCCCGAAGATCTTAGAGGGAGCCCTGAAGTGAATAGGACCGTGAGAAGGTTTAGTGTTCATGCGTTTCCTGAGAAACCTCATGTACTTCATTTTCTGTCGAACCAATCCACCTGACAGACATATCTCTTCGCATCGGACAACAACAACCTTCTGTCCGTTGAGCAGCTCCTTAGCTATGATCGAAGCGAGACGGCCCAGCATGTGGTGCCTCGCGTCGACCACGACGCGCTTCGCGCATATCCCTGAACCAGACACCATCTCTTCCTCGATTCGACGATTCTCGTTTCTCAACTGCTTCAGTGtcgcgttttatatggaggcggtTAGGGTTTTTTCAGATACGGTTAAGGGTTGTTTATTGGGCGTTTGTTTTATAATTCAGGCCCAATAAAACCAAGACTCTTTTTAGTTGTCGTATTTTGAAATGATCCATTGTTTTGTAACGAAGTTAACGATTTAGCGATTTAAGTTCAAAATTTTTACAGAGCTAATGTGTTGACTCTTATAGGGCTCTTGGTCCAGTGGTAACACTTCGAATCAAGATCAAAACGTCTATGTTGAACTGAGGATTGCTGATATCTGTTTTGGATTTCCCTCGATGTCTTTTTGAGTGACAATATATCCAAAAACTTTCCAAGAACGATTTCGAAAGTAAACTTCACCATATGTAGCTTCATATTGTAATCGTTCAGTATATGGAAGCACTCTTTCGGATGATTAATATGATCGGCGGCGACCAGAGATTTAACGAACTTTTATAGCGACGCAGAGTTTgtcaacaaacattttattgaTCAACATTTGGTAACTCGTTTCTGCATTCTTCAATCTAAAATACATGACTATAACAATAGGTCCCGATTGATGGTAAATGCAGTATTTGCCCCATCGTCGGAATGCATCATAATCTGATTGTAGCCGGAGAAGTTATCCATGAATGTTAACATTCGTTGTCTTATATTGACTCGACATATATGTGAGGGATGAAAGCTATCTTTTGGACACATTTTGTTAAGATCCAATAAGTCGAtgcaatttttttatcaaaattttctaatttttttacgaagaaaattttataaagcaACCCGAAATCGGGAATAGGATTCGATTACAAATCAAATCGtacaaaacaacataatttcTAGTCCTAACTAGCTTCACTCAACCCATCACCTCAGTTTCGCTAGTtcataaccaaaatatctagaAATCAAAAAATGTTTTCACTTTGTTCCCTCGGATGTCGGGGTTTCCCTAGATGTTTCTAGGATAGCTAGCCTCCAATGAACTTATCGAGCTTGTAACCTTCACACGCAGTTAAGCTCTTAACAAATGAAAGCGATAGAGACCCAAGATAATCACCTGAGCAATACTTCGAGATCTCGCATGTACAATCACCTCCATAGCCAACAAACATCAAGAAGTGAGTCGATTTCACCGCCACCACCAAACCAGCGAATCTCTAAACATGTACGATAGGTCAAACACACTGCCACAAAGATCAAGAGAGAGCTAATGTGACACCGGGAAGTGAACGATGACCAATTGGTGACCCCGAACCGGAGATTGTTATCTAAACTGTGAAGATCCCCTAGACCGGTGTTAATGGaaagaaacaataaataaaCCGAGAGACATCAACTTCGATAAAAAAAGCCACcactttctaatattttgttagatataaattataatatgtttttgaattttgaccGTTGTAAagttatttagtttaaaatttttaagttttaaaagtGTTTTGTAAAGTTACAAAGTTACTTTCCCAAAGAATTAAGATTAATCACAAATTTTAAATGctgcaaaattaaaaataattttatttcttttgtgattttaatgttttgtgatTGATCAACGGAAAGGACACACATGTAGAatcacattttttttatattttggctCTAAATCGTAGGTGTCtctaatttcttaatttttcgCCTAGCATCTGTTTAGCTTTTTTACATCCaccaataaaaatgaattaagaACATAATAGGAATAGTATATACAGTTATCTGATCTGATGATACTTTTGGAAATAATATCTTGTATAATATATACTCTAACATCTGAAAAGAATCTAAAtatctgtaaaataaaaaacaccTAAACACATGCTGGTTTTGCCTATTTATTCCGTCAAAAAGCTTTATTACGGTTACTACAACCCATCAAAAGATATGGCAGCAGCAGCTTATTCT
This is a stretch of genomic DNA from Raphanus sativus cultivar WK10039 unplaced genomic scaffold, ASM80110v3 Scaffold1806, whole genome shotgun sequence. It encodes these proteins:
- the LOC108823420 gene encoding 60S ribosomal protein L13a-2, translating into MVSGSGICAKRVVVDARHHMLGRLASIIAKELLNGQKVVVVRCEEICLSGGLVRQKMKYMRFLRKRMNTKPSHGPIHFRAPSKIFGRTVRGMIPHKTKRGAAALARLKVFEGVPPPYDKVKRMVIPDALKVLRLQAGHKYCLLGRLSSEVGWNHYDTIKELEVKRKEKSQAVYERKKQLIKLRTKAEKVAEEKLGSQLDVLAPIKY
- the LOC130504790 gene encoding probable serine/threonine-protein kinase PBL25; this translates as MSCFSCFSSKSLENEGFSMPAPYRQPGSPKRTRQVVANNAASQSNNIEAQSFSFRELATATNNFRLENLIGEGGFGRVYKGKLDKTGQVVAVKQLDRNGLQGQKEFLVEVLMLSLLHHSNLVNLIGYCADGDQRLLVYEYMPLGSVEDHLLDLEPDQKPLDWNSRMKIALGAAKGLEYLHDKANPPVIYRDLKSSNLLLDQDFDTKLSDFGLAKLGPTGDTLHVSSRVMGTYGYCAPEYQRTGQLTVKSDVYSFGVVLLELITGRRVIDTTRPSHENNLVTWAQPIFRDPTRFPELADPLLQGQFPEKSLNQAVAVAAMCLNEEPLVRPLISDVVTALSFLGESSDFSNADSSHLQQNPSETYHDAVQWDSSPR